The Arachis duranensis cultivar V14167 chromosome 9, aradu.V14167.gnm2.J7QH, whole genome shotgun sequence genomic sequence TAGATCATCCTCCTACCACATGGGTCAATGACACAATTCTTAACCAACTCCTGGCTGACCTCTTGAATTCTTCCTTTGAACTCTCGGCTAACACACCAAATTTTGCCTCGATTCAAGAATTCAAGCAACTTCTCAACGAGAGCGTTGTTTCTCAATTTCAACTCCAGAAAATTGAAACTGAGGAAACTGAAATCAAAACTAATATTGAAAGTTGTTTTGCAGCCGCTCAACCAATTCAAACTTCCCGTGAGGAGTTTGATCTGAAAATTTTCCCTGCTATTTCTGTTCAAGCTTTTCATGACAAAGAAGAAGCAAAACTTGAAGCAGAACTGGCTCTAATCAATGAGAAGCTTGCCAAAGTATGCCAAAGTCGAGCTCTTCTAGCCAAGCCTCTGGCAGCTGctcaacaagaacaacaacaccTCATTCAAGAACTTGTTTCGATTGACACCAAGCGGGAAGAATACGaaaagcaacttgagaaagttcAATTTGACAAGTTCAAACAACTCAAGGCACTTTCGATTTTGGAAAACAAAAGGGCAAAGCTACGCTCTGATTTAACCAAACTAGTAGCTCCttgaatttcttttcatttcaaattttactTCTTGTAATGATTTCCATCTTTCCTGGACTTATGCATGTTGAATTTCTACTTTTGCCAACAATAGAAATGTTTTAAGTATTTCCCATTAATCGAGTTAACCACCGTCCCTGACTCAATATCTTTAATCTGATAAGCATTTCCAGAATACGTCCCTACAACTTGAAAAGGACCTTCCCAAGCAAGGGACCATTTTCCTAGAAACCTCGATTTCTTTTCCATAGGCAAAATAACTTTCAAGACTAATTCACCTATCCCAAAAGATTTTCCTTTGATTCGACGATTATAACTTCGTGCAATGCTTTCTTTTTGTCGAATAATGTTATCTAGTGCCAAGATTCGTTCCGAATCTAATTCATTTAACTCATCAAACACTACATTCCAATAGTCATCAACTGGAAAATCATTATGTTTTGATACTCTTAaagtattcaaattaatttctaacGGTAACATTTCATCATGGCCATATACCAACTTATAAGGTGAAGTTTTCGTCGAACCTCTTGGCGAATTTCGATAAGCCCATAATACTTGACTTAAAGTTTCATGCCACGTTCGAGGCTTATTTCCGATATGCTTTTTTATCAAACTTATCAAGATCTTATTCGCTGCCTCCACTTGCCCATTAGCCTGCGCATAATAAGGAGTTGAAGTAACCATACTAATATTCCTCGAAgctgcaaaatttttaatttgctgACCAGTAAACATAGTTCCTTGATTAGTACTTAATGTCTGAGGAATTCCAAATCAATGGATAATATGTTGCTCGACAAAGTCTATTATTTTGCTTTGACCAGCTTCTATTAGGGGAACTGCTTCAacccattttgtgaaataatcgGTTGCTACTAAGATAAACTTGTGTTGTTTTTATGAAGGGGGTGAATCAACCCAATCAAATCTAAAGCCCAACCTCTAAATGGCCATGGCTTTATTATCGAATGCAGTTCAGCCGCTGGAATCTGTTGTACCGAACCATGTTTATGAcatttggtggacgaaattgtgatcatcaatattggctctttggcatatacacaaaaactattgtgtctcttggttaaattcacaactccgttcaactaaccagcaagtgtactgggtcgtccaagtaataaaccttacgtgagtaagggtcgaatccatagagattgttggtatgaagcaagctatggtcaccttgcaaatctcagttaggcagattaaaatagtttatgggtttcgaaaatagagataaaagaatagattaaataaagggatagaatacttatgcaaaTTCATTAgttggaatttcagataagcggatggagatgctgtagagcccagggacgcctgctctcctactgcttctactcaatccttcttactcctttccatggcaagctttgtataggggttcaccatcaactgtggctactttcttcctctcgggaaaatgatcctatgcggttgtcagtcgcacggctaatcgtctggaggcatcacccatggttgatggctacatcccatcctcgcagtgaaaactaatgctcacgcactctgtcacagtacggctaatcaccggttggttccctcccctactggaatagaatccctcttttgcgtctgtcactaacgcccagcaggttacaagtttgaagcacgtcacagtcattcattaccggaatcctactcggaataccacagacaaggtgagaNNNNNNNNNNNNNNNNNNNNNNNNNNNNNaaaatacaatccaggatgtctaatacaatagataaatgtcctatatatactagactagctactagagtttacatgagtaggtaattgatgcataaatccacttccggggcccacttggtgtatgtttgggctgagcttgatgaattcacgaGCTggggcttctcttggagttgaactctgagttatgacgtgttttgggcgttcaactccggatcatgacgtttttctggcgtttaactccagacagcagcgtgtacttggcgttcaacgccaagttacgtcgtctttattcgaataaagtatggactattatatattgctggaaagccctggatgtctactttccaacgccattgagagcgcgccaattggagttctgtagctccagaaaatccatttcgagtgcagggaggtcagattccaacagcatcagcagtccttttgtcagcctttttcagagttttgctcaagtccctcaatttcagccagaatttacctgaaatcacagaaaaacacacaaactcatagtaaagtccagaaatgtgaatttaacataaaaactaatgaaaacatccctgaaagtagctcaaacttactaaaaactatataaaaacaatgccaaaaagcgtataaattatccgctcatcaacattCTTGACATGCTTTCGCATAATCAATACAATCTTTTATCATAGATGGCCAATACACATGATTGCAATATAACACCCATCTCATCTTTTTCCCTGCCTGATGAGCTCCACATATTTCATTATGGACTTCACCTAAAGCAATGTTCTGGTGATTTCGACTTAGGCATCTTAACAAACTCCCATCAATTCCTTTTTTATACAATTCATCAGCCATTAAGACAAAATTCATTgcttgtaactttatctttctatCAACTACAATAttggaattttttaaataatgagaAATAGGCCTTCTCCAATCAAAATCCTCCCATTCATCTATACATAaaacttctcttttatttgcCGGCACTAAGATTTGATGAATACTATATAATTTCTTAATAGTTTCTGGACCGATCCGATACCTCGAAGCAATTTGGGCTAACTCATTAGCAATTTCATTATGAATCCTATTGATATGCACCAAAGATACTTTTCGAAAAGACGTTAATAATTCCCAAGCagttactaaatatttttgtaacgtCTCATTATTACACTTAAACTCCTTCGATAA encodes the following:
- the LOC127741622 gene encoding uncharacterized protein LOC127741622, producing the protein MVTSTPYYAQANGQVEAANKILISLIKKHIGNKPRTWHETLSQVLWAYRNSPRGSTKTSPYKLVYGHDEMLPLEINLNTLRVSKHNDFPVDDYWNVVFDELNELDSERILALDNIIRQKESIARSYNRRIKGKSFGIGELVLKVILPMEKKSRFLGKWSLAWEGPFQVVGTYSGNAYQIKDIESGTVVNSINGKYLKHFYCWQK